One window of Alkaliphilus metalliredigens QYMF genomic DNA carries:
- a CDS encoding UDP-N-acetylglucosamine 1-carboxyvinyltransferase, which translates to MDKLIIEGGQRLQGNVRVSGFKNAAVALIPATVLAGDICVLDNLPEISDVKVLGNILRSLGAIVTEIGSNKLEINTASMKQCYADYEVAKELRASYYLLGASLGRFKKAKVAYPGGCSIGSRPIDQHIKGFEALGATVTVEHGIITVEAERLIGTEIYLDVVSVGATINIMLAAVMAEGTTTIENAAKEPHIVDVANFLNCMGAKVRGAGTDVIKIKGVEKLNGCQYSVIPDQIEAGTYMIATAATGGDVTIENVIPKHLEAITAKLKEMGVDIVENGDSLHVVASRPLKSVNVKTLVYPGFPTDLQQPMSSLLTMAKGTGMVTETIFEGRLKHVDELKRMGANIKVEGHVAVFQGVARLSGAKVSASDLRAGAALVVAGLMAEGKTEIENVQYIDRGYDRLQEKLQLLGANVTRVLE; encoded by the coding sequence ATGGATAAATTGATCATTGAGGGTGGACAAAGACTACAAGGAAACGTTCGAGTGAGTGGATTTAAAAATGCAGCCGTAGCATTAATCCCTGCCACAGTTTTAGCAGGAGATATTTGTGTGCTAGATAACTTACCAGAAATTAGTGACGTAAAGGTATTAGGGAATATATTAAGGAGCCTAGGGGCCATAGTAACAGAGATAGGATCTAATAAGCTGGAAATTAATACAGCGTCGATGAAGCAGTGCTATGCAGATTATGAAGTAGCAAAGGAGCTTAGGGCTTCCTATTATTTACTAGGAGCATCCTTAGGCAGGTTCAAGAAAGCAAAGGTGGCTTATCCCGGGGGGTGTTCTATTGGCAGTCGCCCAATTGATCAGCACATTAAAGGATTTGAAGCGCTAGGAGCAACGGTCACTGTAGAGCATGGAATCATCACAGTAGAAGCAGAAAGGCTTATCGGCACAGAGATTTATTTAGATGTTGTCAGTGTTGGCGCTACAATCAATATTATGTTGGCAGCTGTAATGGCAGAAGGTACAACAACCATTGAAAATGCAGCTAAGGAACCTCATATTGTTGATGTAGCTAATTTTTTAAACTGTATGGGGGCTAAGGTTCGTGGTGCAGGAACCGATGTCATTAAAATTAAAGGTGTGGAAAAATTAAATGGATGCCAGTATTCTGTGATCCCTGATCAAATAGAAGCTGGAACCTATATGATTGCCACTGCTGCAACAGGTGGCGATGTCACCATTGAAAATGTCATTCCAAAGCATTTAGAAGCTATTACAGCAAAGCTAAAGGAAATGGGTGTAGATATTGTAGAAAATGGGGATTCACTTCATGTGGTTGCCTCTAGACCGCTGAAAAGCGTTAACGTTAAAACCCTTGTTTATCCTGGGTTTCCCACGGATCTACAACAGCCAATGAGTAGTTTATTAACCATGGCAAAGGGAACTGGGATGGTGACAGAAACAATCTTTGAAGGTAGACTTAAGCATGTAGATGAGTTAAAAAGAATGGGAGCCAACATAAAAGTAGAAGGACATGTGGCAGTGTTTCAAGGAGTAGCCAGGCTATCTGGAGCTAAGGTATCTGCATCGGATTTAAGGGCTGGAGCTGCATTAGTCGTTGCAGGCTTGATGGCAGAGGGTAAAACTGAAATTGAAAATGTACAGTATATAGACAGAGGCTATGATCGATTACAAGAGAAACTACAATTGCTTGGGGCCAATGTAACCAGGGTACTAGAATAG
- the yycI gene encoding two-component system regulatory protein YycI, with the protein MMDWSKAKNILIVAFIITNILLIYNIEKDHFNQEDFVVFSEEHINNVQNYLMESNIYLLTPISREIKSLPTLTVKYKEFSPNEVAEKFLGDGYEVQGTNAQESVYTLGEKQLKVEGRKRITYYDLEKSHQGRPLSDEEMIAKSQAFLREYGLLEENIVLEQIYFGTVKLFGSNPVYQLIYRQTYQEHFLGESYINVYANQYGIIGVEAMLLEQEKTSEQKKKIIPATEALLRRMDEMVYDHRGEEIFITDIEVGYYFNPEDINVPVENIYSGTAFPTWRITLDNGRIYYVEAYKN; encoded by the coding sequence ATGATGGATTGGTCAAAGGCAAAAAATATATTAATTGTAGCCTTTATTATTACAAACATACTCTTAATCTATAATATTGAAAAAGATCATTTTAATCAAGAAGATTTTGTTGTATTTAGTGAAGAACATATTAACAATGTACAAAACTATCTAATGGAAAGTAATATTTATCTACTTACACCTATTTCTAGGGAAATTAAGTCTTTACCAACATTAACAGTAAAGTATAAAGAGTTTTCACCTAATGAGGTAGCTGAAAAATTTTTGGGGGATGGATATGAAGTCCAGGGAACCAATGCCCAGGAGAGTGTGTATACACTAGGGGAAAAACAGTTGAAGGTTGAAGGAAGAAAAAGGATTACCTATTATGACCTGGAAAAATCACACCAAGGACGACCATTATCCGATGAAGAAATGATTGCCAAGAGTCAAGCCTTCTTAAGGGAATATGGACTATTGGAAGAAAACATTGTGTTAGAGCAAATTTACTTTGGAACTGTAAAATTATTTGGCTCAAATCCTGTCTATCAGCTAATTTACAGGCAAACATATCAGGAACACTTTTTAGGAGAAAGTTATATTAATGTTTATGCCAATCAATACGGGATTATTGGGGTAGAGGCTATGCTATTAGAGCAGGAAAAGACCTCTGAACAAAAGAAAAAAATTATACCTGCCACAGAGGCTCTTCTCCGAAGAATGGATGAGATGGTTTATGATCATAGAGGAGAAGAGATTTTTATAACAGATATTGAAGTTGGTTACTACTTTAATCCTGAAGACATCAATGTGCCTGTAGAGAATATTTATTCTGGAACGGCCTTCCCCACTTGGCGGATCACCTTAGATAATGGCAGGATTTATTATGTGGAAGCTTATAAAAACTAA
- a CDS encoding MBL fold metallo-hydrolase produces MAMTFCSLASGSSGNCHLISDGKEHLLVDAGLSGKQIESRLKDIGMNPKDLTGILVSHEHRDHILGVGILSRRYNLPVYANEGTWKGMADKVGKVKEEHICFFDQTRDFKIGKLTVSPFSISHDAKDPVGFCFQGSNAKISIATDLGHIDEEILNKVGNSDLVVLESNHDVEMLKIGQYPYALKRRVLSDVGHLSNDAAGDAIVDLVKRNVKAILLAHLSKENNFPELAMITVKNILQSNEMIIGRDIEVSLAERNRVSMIYQY; encoded by the coding sequence ATGGCAATGACCTTTTGCTCCTTAGCCAGTGGAAGTAGTGGCAACTGTCACTTGATTTCTGATGGCAAGGAACATCTATTAGTAGACGCAGGATTAAGTGGAAAGCAGATAGAATCACGATTAAAGGATATTGGGATGAATCCCAAGGATTTAACAGGAATTTTAGTGAGTCATGAGCATCGTGATCATATTTTAGGGGTAGGAATACTATCTAGAAGATATAATTTACCTGTTTATGCAAATGAAGGAACCTGGAAGGGGATGGCTGATAAAGTCGGCAAGGTAAAAGAGGAGCATATTTGTTTTTTTGATCAAACAAGAGACTTTAAAATTGGAAAATTAACAGTATCTCCCTTTAGTATTTCACATGATGCCAAGGACCCAGTCGGTTTTTGCTTTCAAGGAAGCAATGCAAAAATTAGCATTGCCACTGATTTAGGACATATCGATGAGGAGATACTCAATAAGGTGGGGAACTCTGACCTAGTTGTACTAGAGTCTAATCATGATGTGGAAATGTTAAAGATAGGACAGTATCCCTATGCTTTAAAACGTAGAGTTTTATCAGATGTAGGACACTTATCCAATGATGCTGCAGGGGATGCAATTGTTGACTTAGTGAAGAGAAATGTAAAAGCTATTTTACTAGCTCATTTAAGCAAGGAAAACAACTTTCCTGAGTTAGCCATGATAACAGTAAAAAATATTTTGCAAAGTAATGAAATGATAATAGGTAGAGACATAGAAGTTAGTTTAGCAGAACGAAATAGGGTAAGCATGATATATCAGTATTAG